Genomic window (Oryza sativa Japonica Group chromosome 3, ASM3414082v1):
TTGGAGTATATACCAGGTAGATGAAGGGACAACAATTTCTCTTTATAAAACAAACTACAATTGgactagagatttttttttctggtttaaCTATAAGATTCCTTGCGCGGTGTTCTAATTAAGTGATTCTATAGATTGAACTATGCTGTTCTCAACAGGGCTTGGCAATATAAAGCAATTCATGGTTCTACAGAGCATATGAACCACAGAAAATGGTTCTATAGTGGCCCTTTACAGACTAGATTAGGGACACAGAAAATGCATGTCACCATACAAGAATAGTTCTGAGCATTACATTGATATTCTGAAATGATGTGTCCACGCAGACAATGcatttccccgcaaaaaaaaaaagagcagatAATGCATTTCAGCTAGTGGTACTGTGTGCGCAGTTATGCAGTTTTGACACTATAATAACAGGAATTGGTTGAAAACCAATATATGCCTCTTGTTGTAAGGAGGTTGGAAACATAATAACAGGAATTGGTTGAAAACCAATATATGCCTCTTGTTGTAAGGAGGTTGGAAACCACAGCTTGTGCATTAAAAATTGCATTGCACTTGTCCACAAGGTCAACACCCTGAACTTCTATATGTTCCTCTTGCCTTGTTAATCTGATTCATCTCTCAGCTTGGTCTAACTCTGTCTTTGGATCAGAAAGAGCAGTTGAGAAGAGATGGCTGGACTACTAGCATCTGGAATCATAAAGTGGACAACAAACAAGCTTTCTTCCTTGGTTTCTCCTCAAATCGTTTCATCATCATCTGACGAGCAAAGTGCTTCGTTCAGAGATCTAAGAGATCTGCAGAGGACGATGGCAAGGATTCAGCGGACCCTCGATGCGATGGATGAACACAATATAAGAGATGAAGCCGAGAGACTTCGCCTGTGGGAGCTGCAGCAGCTTGCATATGATGCCCAGGATGCTGTCGATGAATACAGGTATGAGTTGCTTCGACGGAGGATGGAGGACCAAAGCAATCAAAGGCAGAGCAGCAGAAGTCGCAAGCGCAAGCGCAAAGGTGACAAGAAGGTAATATTATCCCCTTATCCTAGCTATAACCAATGCTACATTTGGTTTATCAGAAAAAATAGTCTGTGTTTCTTCTTTGATGAAATAAAGCTTCCAAATTGCAGAGGCCTCCTCTCAAAGTTTCTTGTATAAAAAGATAAGCTCCCAAGCAATTTGTTTCTCTCAATAATACATGAGCAATCTGCATATCATGCATAAGCAACCATTGACATAGCCATATAAAAGTATTGGGATAGTAGAGGAGCAAAAAGGGGTCCATAAAGGAGCATGTACATATGTGTGTTTTATTTAACTCTTGTTAGTACACAGTATACTACATGCCTTtggattataataatattaGTGCATGTACAGGAACCTGAACCATCCCCTATCAAAGTTCCTGTTCCAGATGATTTGGCAGCAAGGGTGaggaaaattttagaaaaattcaaTGAGATCACAAAGGCATGGGATGATCTCCAACTCAATGAGAGTGACGCACCAATAAGAGAGGAGGCCTATGACATCAAGATATCTACAACCCCGCATGTAGGTGATTTTGACATAGTTGGTAGAGAAGAAGACAAGGAAAACATCATCGAAATATTAATTTCCGATGAAGCTGCTCAAGCAAATATGTCTGTTGTTTCTATTGTTGGCATGGGGGGTTTGGGTAAGACAACTCTTGCTCAAATGGTGTACAATGATGAAAGAGTCAGCAGGTACTTTCAACTAAAGGGCTGGGTGGATGTTTCTGAGGGTCATTTTGATGTTAAGGCAATTGCAAGAAAAATTATCATGTCGTTCACTAGGAATCCATGTGATATAGAAGATATGGGTAATCTCCAAAATATGATAACGGCGCAAGTACAAGACATGAAGTTCTTTCTAGTTCTTGACAATGTGTGGAATGTGCAGAAGGAAATCTGGGATGCTTTGCTTTCCCTGTTGGTGGGTGCTCAGTTGGGAATGATCTTATTAACAACACGCGATGAAACTATTTCAAAAATGATAGGAACAATGCCTTCTTATGATCTTAGCTTCCTAACTTCTGAAGAATCATGGCAGTTGTTCAAGCAGATGGCCTTTGGATTTATAGATCAACATATGGATCAACAGTTCGAAGGATTTGGTAGGAAAATTGTGGGAAAATGTGGAGGCCTACCATTGGCAATTAAGGCAATAGGATCCTCTCTTCGCGGTGAGACAAATGAAGAGACATGGAAAGATGTCTCAGAGAGTGATCAATGGGGCTTACCTGCGGAAGAGGATCGAGTGCTGCCAGCACTAAAACTCAGCTATGATCGAATGCCAGTACAATTGAAGCGCTGCTTTGTTTTCCTTTCACTGCTCCCTAAGGGGTACTATTTCTGGAAAGAAGACATGATAAATCTCTGGATGTGTTTGGGACTCCTCAAGCAATATTGTACTGGGCGCCATGAAAACATTGGCAGGATGTACTTCGATGATTTAATTCAGAGGGCAATGATTCAACGAGCAGAATCTGATGAAAAACTGGAATGCTTTGTCACACATGATCTTATCCATGATCTGGTACATTTTGTTTCTGGAGGAGATTTCTTGAGAATAAATACTCAATATTTGCATGAAACCATTGGAAACTTCCGCTACTTGTCATTGGTTGTCAGTTCTTCTGATCATACAGATGTAGCACTAAATTCTGTGACGATACCTGGAGGTATAAGAATCCTTAAGGTTGTCAATGCACAAGATAATCGAAGATGTTCCAGTAAGTTGTTTTCTAGTAGCATCAATGTTAAAATTCCTACCGAAACATGGCAAAATCTTAAACAACTTCGTGCATTGGATTTCAGTCATACTGCACTTGCACAAGTACCTGATTCAATAGGAGAATTGAAACTACTCAGATATCTTAGCTTTTTCCAAACACGAATTACCACTATCCCAGAATCAATTAGTGACCTCTACAATCTGAGGGTCTTGGATGCAAGAACGGACAGCCTTAGAGAGCTCCCACAAGGCATAAAAAAACTGGTCAACCTCCGCCATCTCAATTTGGATCTTTGGTCCCCACTTTGCATGCCATGTGGGATAGGTGGGCTAAAAAGGCTACAGACATTGCCAAGGTTTAGCATTGGAAGCGGAGGTTGGCATTCCAATGTTGCCGAGCTACACCATCTGGTGAACATACATGGAGAGTTATGTATTACAGGACTACGGAGGGTTATAAATGTTGATGATGCTCAGACAGCTAATTTAGTCAGTAAGAACCAATTGCAAATCCTGAGATTAGACTGGTCTGATGGTGTTTGCCCCAACAACTGCAGTCATCCTAGCAGCCAAAATGATGTGGCTACCCCAGACCCAGAGCATGAGGAAGAGATCTTTGAGAGCCTACGGCCGCACAAGAACATCGAAGAATTGGAGGTAGTCAATTATAGTGGATACAAATATCCTAGCTGGTTTGGGGCTTCTACCTTCATGCACTTGGCAAAGATAATCCTATGTCAGCAAAGCTGCAAGTTCCTTCCTCCACTTGGGGAATTGCCACGCCTCCGCATACTCTCTATGGAGTGCATGACAGATGTGGAGCATGTGCGACAGGAGTTCCGTGGAAACATCACCACAAAGGCATTCCCAGCTGTTGAGGAGCTGGAGTTTCAAGAAATGTTGAAATGGGTTGAGTGGTCTCAAGTTGGTCAGGATGACTTTCCTTCACTCCGCCTGCTAAAAATCAAGGATAGCCACGAGTTGAGGTACCTCCCACAGGAGCTATCTTCCTCCCTCACAAAGTTAGTTATCAAGGATTGCAGCAAACTTGCTAGTCTACCAGCTATTCCAAACCTCACTACTTTGGTCTTGAAGAGCAAGATAAATGAACAAATTCTGAATGATTTGCACTTTCCGCATCTCAGATCACTGAAAGTGTTACTGTCACGGAGCATCGAGCACCTTTTACTTGACAATCAGAATCACCCATTGCTCGAAGTCTTGGTTATCAGTGTTTGCCCACGTCTTCACTCTATAATGGGTCTTAGCAGCCTTGGGTCACTCAAATTTTTGAAGATACATAGATGTCCTTATCTGCAGCTACCATCTGATAAACCACTGTCAACACAGCTTCAGCGACTTACCATCACAAAGTGCCCATTGCTAGCAGACTGGTTGGAAGTCCAAATTTCGCACCAGCAATGCCAGGTATAGATCTCTATCACCATCTACGTACAAATACTTTATGCTTTAAGTTTTATTAGTGCATTTGCAGTACTAGGACCACTGTTTATTTTCTTAGTTCctttttctgaattttttatttataataattaatgtccCTTCTCTCAGTTACATGAGTCTAAAGATGCTTGGTATGAAGAGCAACAAGCTCTGAATGAATTGAATGATGCAAGTGAGGACGAGCACAGAGAGGAGTTTGGGCTTTTGTACGAAGATGACAATGGAGAGGACAACGATGAGCAAGACCATGAGCAGTCAGAAGATGAGGAAATTCAGTACGGCAGTGATGACAGTAGCGAAGAGGATGAATAGATAGCTTAATTTGGTATAAAAATTAGAAAGAACACTGCAACCTATAAGTAATAATCACCTAATCAACGTCATGCTTTACAGGTGAGGAGCTCATACCATATTAGCTACATATATATTTTACCGTCTCTCATGGGTCATGTGGTGTGATTGTGTGAATTAAACAACCAACTATTATTTACCTTTTGCGGAGAAAACAGCTGCATTATGTGTAGTGGTTCCTGAGTGGTGTAATTGGTACTATTTGGACACTCATAGCAGCCTGGTTCCTTTTCTCTTATCGCTATAAGAAATGGCATGCAAACCTTCTAcgtattctttaaaaaaaaagatagttaAAGTCAAGGCTTTGGATTGAATCAGGCTAGTCACAAACCTGAAATGCATATAACGTATAGAAGTATAATAGCTGCAGTAACAAATTATAGCCTTATAGGCCCAGTTCTAGGTTCAAACTCGACCAAGAGATCTGAATGGCAACAATACTGCATCCAATCTCCAGCTCAGCAAAGAAACTATGGAGCAACTAGTTAGCTCAAATGTAGATTAATTGTGGATTTGCGCataaccaaaaaaaattaactcaTTCTAAATAATTTTACCTACACatatcgccggcggcgagaactGGGAGGCTCAGCGGGGCGCGGCATTTGTGCGGAGTTTGCAGCAGAGGCCACTGGGGCAAGAGAAAAGGGCCGCCCGGAGAAGATTCTGCCGCTGGTCCCCGAGTCCCGAGAGGCAGGTGCCTTAGCCGTTCGCCGTTCGTGCTtccggcgcccgccgccgccgccgccgccggcagcaccGGTAGCTTGGCCTGGGGAACTACTAGACGTGTGAATCGGACGGTGGGCCGTGGGGCGGTGTGCTTGGACGAACAAGCACGCTGGCCCATATGGCCCAACGACGCAGATCTGGAAGGCCCAACATAAGCTGGAATCCTGGAATTTTGATGGGCCACGAACCACGTTTGGAAAAAGTTCACTGCCGGTCTCTCATCTAAGGTTGAGTTTCGATCGAGTCTCTCAACCGCGAAACAATGTACTAACGCAATCCTTATCTTTACCGAACAGAGGAAATGTAGTCCCAACGAAGACGGTTTCAACGTGCCATATTGATTTGTTCTTTATCTAATGTGGCGTCTATGTGAAACTTATACgataaaacaacaacaacaaaaaaaagtgGGTCAACGTACATGTAATCCATAGAGAAGAAATATAGTGTGCATATGGCGGGACTATATATTTAAAGTGGTTTTAGAAGATGAGGGGCACTATCCAAACTCAACCGTTATATGCggaagagtaaattgcactagcggtccttaaacttgtaacgaggtttcacttaggtcaacgaacttgcaaagcgcaTATCGAAATCCCTAAACttagtttattgtatcatcccggtctaaagccgcgtttgaccgtggtcttgcctacgtggcacgccacaTGAACGATGACATGGCACAAAttttaattttccttttttttctctccttcctccaccTCTAGATGCATCTGTGGCAGgcaaagggagagagggagccaGCGAGACCGGTGCGAGGAGGCCGTGGGCGGGGTcggcgacctggcggcggcgcaggagagAGGCGGGGAGAGGCGGTTGACGACCGGTGCGAGGAGGTTGTGGCCGGGGTCGGCGACCTGGCGGCGGTGCAGGAGAGAGGAGCTGGCGGCTatcgagaggagaggaaaactcggcggcggcgtcgtcttgGCTCGAGCGGaaacgggcggcggcgatggaaggGAGAGGCCGGCACGGGGGAGCTCGGggcagcggcgtcggcgcgggctGTCGCGTGCGAGGCAGCCGGCACGCGACGACGCGGCTGAGGCGACAGCGGCGTGTCGGCGCGGCGCAGCTTGGCACAGCGCCGGGAGAGGGGCAGCGGTGGGATAAGGGAGGGGAGCTCGGTGTGGGAGAGGAGGCTGCCCAGGGCGGGCGTGGCATGAGGCAGCGGGGCGGTGGCTGAGCGCGGCAGCACGGCcgggcgcgcgcacgggagggaggCGGCACAGCTCAGGAGGAAGGTGGTGCGGCGCAGTGGCTTGGCCACGCGCAGctaggaggcgacgccgaggggAGGAAAGGAGGAAGGGACACGCGGCTGGGAGGCGCCGCGCGGCGTGTCCTCCCCCAATCACCGtcgtcctccctccctcccgtcaACGAGGCTTTGGCTGCCCCGGCGACACCTCCCCCCTCGCGCACCTCAGCCGCTTCCGCATGAATGACGTGCCGCCCTCCTCTTCGTCCCACCACTCCGGCGGTGGCCCCCACATGGCCAttgtcgccgtcgagctcgcgTTGCCCAGCTCGAGCTCGCCCCACCGCCCCGCTGCCGTCGTCGAGCTCGGGCCCGCCGACGCCTCCCCCCGCACGCGCGGCCGCGGTCGGCGACCCCTCCCCCGGGAGCGGCTGGCGACACCACCCCCCGTGCGCGCCTCGGCCTCTTCGCCCCACCACTCCGGCAGTAGCCCTCACATGGCCGTTGTCGCCGTCGAGCTTACACCGTTGAGCACGAGCTCGCCCTGCCGCCCCGCTGCAGCGGCTTCTCTCCTCCCGCCAGCCGacacccgcgcgccgctcctttCTCGCCGGCCGCTGgccgcgcacgcgcgccgctcctctcctcccgtcGGCCGGCGCCCGAGCACGCCCGCGCCGCTCCTGCCCCGCGTCCCCTCCGACCATACGaggtgaggaaggagagaaaagatggggagaaaaaaaggaaaattaaaaTTTGTGCCATGTCATCGTCTACGTGGCGTGCCAagtaggcaagaccacggtcaaacgcggctttggaccgggatgatacaataaatcaAATTTAGGGATCTCGATGtgcgctttgcaagttcgtggacctaagtgaaacatcgttacaagtttaagtaccgctagtgcaatttactctatgcGGAATCTAAAGTGAATTTTTCCTGCCACGTTTTGAGCGCTAGTATCCCTGAAAGAAAAATTGCTGCACCACAAATCTTCTCGTCTTGGTAAGTACTATAGCTGTCTGACAATCTTCAATAATCACTTGTTATGATTCCGACCCCAATTCCAGGTGAATTTCTGATGAACTTCAACAATCACTTATTATGAATTTGCTATATTATATGATTCTACCGCTATATGTACCAATCGTAAGTAAATACACTAGTATACTTTACATGGTATATAGTAGTATATTTCTATGGCTGTACTTGAAGCTTGAAAAAAGTGGAATCTCACAAGCAGCTCGATCGATCAGTACACCGTGAAGATGAGATGAAGCCTACATAGCAGCGAGCTGCCTAATGTTCACGGGGaagacgagcggcggcgagccgtCGAACGCGACGGCGGTGAGCATCCGCGCGGTGGCCTCGGTCGGGTGGTAGAAGTCCCAGAACACGTAGCCCGTCCGGTTGGCGCAGTAGAAGCTGACCGGGGTGCAGCCGATCTTGGCGTTCATGTCCCCGAGGCCGCAgcacgccgcccgcgcctccgcGAACCCgtacgccgccggccgctcgaTGTACCGGAGCAGCGCCGCGCTGGAGTCGAACACCGCGTAGCGGaggcccgcgcgccgctcggccATCCCGCGCagcagcgacgccgccgccgcgttgtaCCGCGCCGACGCGTCGTTGGCCTCGCCGCTGCAGCCCCTGTCGGCGCTCAGCTCCCGCAGCGACGGGCAGCAGCCCACCGGCCCCGTCCCCAGGAACAGCACCCTGCGCGCCCCGAGGTCGTACAGCCTCTGAACACAATCGATCGAACACCATTAGAACGTAACACCATGAAATTGATCATTTGATGATCGATTTAATTATCTGTCGATCGGTGACCTCGATCCTCACCTGTAGCTGGCCGGTGAGCGACTGGATGAGGGCGTCGACGAACTgctccatagggttggtggccttggcggcggcgctggaccTGACGTAGCCGATGATGTCGTTGCTGCCGATGGTGATGGCGAAGAGGGATTTCGCCAGGTGGCTCGCCGCCTGGGCCTCGCCGAGGCTCTGCACCAGCGACGCCTGCACCTTGGAGTAGTACTCGATCTGCTTGTCGAAGCTGATGCACTGATCCTGCATTAATGTTTAACACAAGTAATTAAAACCAATTTTCAACTCTAAAACAAGTTGAAAACAAATTGACTATATCACTGTCGACAGAAATATGTAAAccatttgtattatttttttaaaaaaaatgaactttaTATATAGTGCGTTGACGACTAACATGCATACATATAATCCTACGTCCTGGTAATCTATGAGAAAAGTTTGTTATTGCAATTACGTGTACGAGTTGAAACTAATTAGAACTACCTTGTTTGTAGAGTTGAAAACTCCGGCGCCACCTGAAGCAAAGTTGACGCCATTCACGTAGTTAGCACTGCTGCTTGACGATATGGCGAGGTACGGTGGAGATGTCGCCAACCCAAGGTTCTCAGCTGCAATGCACCATTCATATCAAAAATGACCAAGTGATAAATTAATTTATGATCGGATACACAAGGATCGGGAAGCTTGTAATAACATGATTAAATTAACGTACTATATATGTAATAAGCAGGTTCAAAATTACGGActgaaattttcaaaattttgggtctatcgcccccctcccccccccccccccccaaaaccaAAACTATTCCAcccttttttccattttttgtgaatttggcaaattttgtttaaatgtgaccaaattttattaaaattcaaattatttcagtACCTGATAGAAAAtagccaaaataaaaatttgaacCCTGGTGGTTAGTATGTAAGGGCTAAGCTGTGTAGAACGTACGTATGTACAAGTTGAAAATTGTAATTGCtaatgcacatatatatatttcttgtttttctgacttttttaaaaaagctgtTTGCTAGTTGTCCTCTCacacccttcttttttttctcgtcaATAATGTAGAGGTCCCCTTCCAAAATCGAAACTTACATATCTTTTATGGACTAATTCATGAGAAACTTATGCCTCTAGCCTATTGGAGCTCCACCATATGGCACATAACCTATACATAGAAGGTCAATCCAGCAAGCTTGCAAGAgataaattaaagaaaacagTGTTGTAGCCAAACTAAAGAATgataaaataaaattccaaattaattaaccacAACATTTTTTAGAACAATAATAACCAGCTTGTCAACATCAAATAGGTAAATCGCCTAAATCCGATCCTCAAATGTAGAATAATTAAGGACGTACACGTATGGTAATCTGACCCACGAAAGTGAAGTAGAGAATGACACCAAATTTGTTCTCAATTGATTGGCTTCGCCAACGGACAATTTCCATTTCACTTTCTTGGGGGAAAAAGTTATGGCCAGGCTGAAAAGGACATATCGGAAAAACCCTTTGGCTAGATATCTGATATCTCATATGATGTGCTTGACCTATCATTCATTAGGTAATATGTCTCCAgttatctttaaaaaatataatttgtcTCCACCTAAATTTATAGCTACCAAAAACCAAAATTAACAAAATAGAGAAGGCAATACTATGGTGTGGCTTCACCTAGTAGGTTGAAATCTAAGTGCACACGAATATATGGAGAAACTACAAACTATAGTTCATTATAGTGTACATCCAACTATTGCGTGAACCTTAAAATTTATATGTgtctatatatttttataggtaTAACAACCAAGGAAATAAACATATCTTGAGCGTACAAGCAACGTCGGATGAACACGTACAGAAATTGATTACAAGCTGTATGGAATCATCAACAAGTAGCCAACGTGCATCAATCAACATTTTGTCATTGGTTCTCAACgaatttagaaaagaaaataaaattactcCCTTTATTTTATAACTAGGAAGGAAGCCCGCACGGTGCGCGGgctttttatttattgttttatgaAATAGTGCTAAAAGAAGTCATATCTCACCATTTCTACGTCGTGAGATAGATCGTAGACTTCAATATAGTTAAATTATAAGAATGTCTCCCAGAATTAAAAACACTTTGTCCCGATTACATATAAATTTTCCTATTATCGTAACAACTCATTATCACTATTTTAAAAGCTCGCTAACTACCAATACATGAAATTGCGCATAATAAAATAAGCCTAATATATTATTAATACACTACTTAGCTAAGTGTTTATGTCTCACTTATTTCCAAATCCACATataaatattctaaaaataTCACTAACGGGTGAAGCCGGTCATAGCCGTAGAGACTTTCTTTCTCTATTACCTTGAAAATTGGGTAGTTGTGTCCCCTCAAGATCAGCCCGAAGCACAATTTTAATGTCTAATTTACTATAACCCTTTCATAGAGTCCTATGACACACTGGGCCCACTCAACTCGGCCATTTGTATGCCACGTTAGAGGgtaaataacgggtccaccaatttaaatgaaaatcgatggtgagATTATACAGTACCATGTGATGGCCTAGGAGCACTTATAGCAGCGTCATATGGCGACTTAGGAATATTAATAGAAAGTTTAATGAAcgtttagtatataatagtttTTCTTGCTGCGAATAGTAGTACCGaagctttatttctttttcaatCTAACGTACGTTTGTATATGTACTTATGTTTTTTTCACggttagtatatatatacatctaatctaatagtctaaaataacgggtccgctaatttaaatgaaaatcgactaTGAGATTATACAGTACTACATGGCGGTCTAGAAGTATTTGTAGGAACGCCACATGAAGACTTAGTACTGTTTTGTAGATcacaaattggatatataatttaaaaataatttgaaaagaTGAACATTTAAAGATGGTTgatttgatatttatattatagatctagTTTAACATTGCATCtatatatttgtgaagtaatatatttcatCTTTATATCGTTGATAGTTCTATTTTAAAGACCGTGGTTTTTTTTGATGGTACTaagtatttatattttattttggctTATGGTAAGTAcg
Coding sequences:
- the LOC4333319 gene encoding putative disease resistance RPP13-like protein 1 gives rise to the protein MAGLLASGIIKWTTNKLSSLVSPQIVSSSSDEQSASFRDLRDLQRTMARIQRTLDAMDEHNIRDEAERLRLWELQQLAYDAQDAVDEYRYELLRRRMEDQSNQRQSSRSRKRKRKGDKKEPEPSPIKVPVPDDLAARVRKILEKFNEITKAWDDLQLNESDAPIREEAYDIKISTTPHVGDFDIVGREEDKENIIEILISDEAAQANMSVVSIVGMGGLGKTTLAQMVYNDERVSRYFQLKGWVDVSEGHFDVKAIARKIIMSFTRNPCDIEDMGNLQNMITAQVQDMKFFLVLDNVWNVQKEIWDALLSLLVGAQLGMILLTTRDETISKMIGTMPSYDLSFLTSEESWQLFKQMAFGFIDQHMDQQFEGFGRKIVGKCGGLPLAIKAIGSSLRGETNEETWKDVSESDQWGLPAEEDRVLPALKLSYDRMPVQLKRCFVFLSLLPKGYYFWKEDMINLWMCLGLLKQYCTGRHENIGRMYFDDLIQRAMIQRAESDEKLECFVTHDLIHDLVHFVSGGDFLRINTQYLHETIGNFRYLSLVVSSSDHTDVALNSVTIPGGIRILKVVNAQDNRRCSSKLFSSSINVKIPTETWQNLKQLRALDFSHTALAQVPDSIGELKLLRYLSFFQTRITTIPESISDLYNLRVLDARTDSLRELPQGIKKLVNLRHLNLDLWSPLCMPCGIGGLKRLQTLPRFSIGSGGWHSNVAELHHLVNIHGELCITGLRRVINVDDAQTANLVSKNQLQILRLDWSDGVCPNNCSHPSSQNDVATPDPEHEEEIFESLRPHKNIEELEVVNYSGYKYPSWFGASTFMHLAKIILCQQSCKFLPPLGELPRLRILSMECMTDVEHVRQEFRGNITTKAFPAVEELEFQEMLKWVEWSQVGQDDFPSLRLLKIKDSHELRYLPQELSSSLTKLVIKDCSKLASLPAIPNLTTLVLKSKINEQILNDLHFPHLRSLKVLLSRSIEHLLLDNQNHPLLEVLVISVCPRLHSIMGLSSLGSLKFLKIHRCPYLQLPSDKPLSTQLQRLTITKCPLLADWLEVQISHQQCQLHESKDAWYEEQQALNELNDASEDEHREEFGLLYEDDNGEDNDEQDHEQSEDEEIQYGSDDSSEEDE
- the LOC4333320 gene encoding GDSL esterase/lipase At5g55050, producing MDAGNNAIAAASFAIVVLVAAAASSLAAAVPAVYVLGDSLADVGNNNHLLTLLKADFPHNGIDYPGGKATGRFSNGKNFPDFLAENLGLATSPPYLAISSSSSANYVNGVNFASGGAGVFNSTNKDQCISFDKQIEYYSKVQASLVQSLGEAQAASHLAKSLFAITIGSNDIIGYVRSSAAAKATNPMEQFVDALIQSLTGQLQRLYDLGARRVLFLGTGPVGCCPSLRELSADRGCSGEANDASARYNAAAASLLRGMAERRAGLRYAVFDSSAALLRYIERPAAYGFAEARAACCGLGDMNAKIGCTPVSFYCANRTGYVFWDFYHPTEATARMLTAVAFDGSPPLVFPVNIRQLAAM